The following are from one region of the Ictalurus furcatus strain D&B chromosome 11, Billie_1.0, whole genome shotgun sequence genome:
- the LOC128614698 gene encoding potassium voltage-gated channel subfamily A member 2, protein MTVATGDPSDEAAAHPGHPQDYDAEGEQECCERVVINISGLRFETQLKTLSQFPETLLGDPKKRMRYFDPLRNEYFFDRNRPSFDAILYYYQSGGRLRRPVNVTLDIFSEEIRFYELGEEAIEMFREDEGFIKEEERPLPDNEFQKQVWLLFEYPESSGPARIIAIISVMVILISIVSFCLETLPIFRSDEEDMQKAHKHNSNSTTSHVSTSFTDPFFILETLCIIWFSFEFLVRFFACPSKANFFVNIMNMIDVVAIIPYFITLGTELAEKAEDGQQGQQAMSLAILRVIRLVRVFRIFKLSRHSKGLQILGQTLKASMRELGLLIFFLFIGVILFSSAVYFAEADEPESQFYSIPDAFWWAVVSMTTVGYGDMVPTTIGGKIVGSLCAIAGVLTIALPVPVIVSNFNYFYHRETEGEEQAQYLQVTTPKADSQEELKRSQSGSTISKSDYMEIQEGLNNSNEDFQGEDLKKGNCTLANTNYVNIKKMLTDV, encoded by the coding sequence ATGACAGTGGCAACAGGAGATCCCTCAGATGAGGCAGCAGCACACCCAGGCCACCCTCAGGACTATGATGCTGAGGGAGAACAGGAATGCTGTGAAAGAGTTGTCATCAACATTTCAGGCCTACGATTTGAGACACAACTCAAGACCCTCTCACAATTTCCTGAGACATTGCTTGGTGATCCAAAAAAGCGGATGAGATACTTTGACCCTTTAAGGAATGAGTATTTCTTTGATAGAAACCGGCCAAGCTTTGATGCCATCCTCTACTACTACCAGTCTGGAGGAAGGTTACGGCGCCCTGTAAATGTGACTCTGGATATATTTTCAGAAGAAATTCGGTTTTATGAGCTTGGAGAGGAGGCTATTGAGATGTTCAGGGAGGATGAAGGGTTCATAAAGGAAGAGGAGAGGCCGTTGCCTGATAATGAATTTCAGAAGCAGGTCTGGTTGCTGTTTGAGTATCCAGAAAGTTCAGGACCAGCAAGGATTATAGCAATCATATCTGTCATGGTGATTCTTATTTCTATCGTCAGCTTCTGTCTGGAGACTCTGCCTATATTCCGTAGTGATGAAGAGGACATgcagaaagcccacaaacataATAGTAACTCCACCACAAGTCATGTGtccacctccttcactgacccTTTCTTCATACTGGAGACACTCTGCATTATTTGGTTCTCTTTTGAGTTCCTGGTTCGGTTCTTCGCCTGTCCCAGTAAAGCCAACTTCTTTGTGAACATAATGAATATGATTGATGTGGTGGCTATTATACCCTACTTCATTACACTAGGAACAGAACTGGCAGAGAAAGCAGAGGACGGCCAGCAAGGGCAGCAGGCCATGTCTTTAGCCATCTTGCGAGTCATCCGACTAGTGAGGGTCTTCAGGATCTTCAAGCTCTCACGTCATTCCAAGGGACTCCAGATTCTGGGGCAAACTCTGAAGGCCAGCATGAGAGAACTTGGGTTACttatcttcttcctcttcattgGAGTCATCCTCTTCTCCAGCGCCGTCTACTTTGCTGAAGCAGATGAACCTGAGTCCCAGTTCTACAGTATCCCAGATGCCTTCTGGTGGGCTGTGGTTTCTATGACGACTGTTGGCTATGGAGATATGGTACCCACTACCATTGGTGGCAAGATTGTTGGGTCTCTTTGTGCCATTGCTGGAGTGCTGACCATTGCCTTGCCAGTGCCTGTTATTGTCTCAAATTTCAACTACTTCTACCACCGTGAAACAGAGGGTGAGGAGCAAGCCCAATATCTGCAGGTTACCACTCCCAAAGCTGATTCCCAGGAAGAGTTGAAACGAAGTCAAAGTGGTTCTACCATCAGCAAATCTGACTATATGGAGATCCAAGAAGGACTGAACAACAGTAATGAGGACTTCCAGGGGGAGGACCTCAAAAAAGGCAATTGCACTTTGGCCAACACAAACTATGTGAATATCAAAAAAATGCTGACTGATGTATAA